A single region of the Longimicrobium sp. genome encodes:
- the thiC gene encoding phosphomethylpyrimidine synthase ThiC codes for MIDRARPDSATAPTTGDYGDAFPASRKVYVDGPGGIRVPMREIVLSGGEPPLRVYDTSGPLGGDVREGLAPLRAEWIRARGDVKKVRECVSAEVRSDPTHSRTHALTHSSLIPASLRRPILRGTGGVTQMSYARRGEVTAEMEYVALREGMSPEFVRSEVARGRAIIPANINHPELEPMIIGRGFKVKVNANIGNSAVTSSIEEEVDKLRWATLWGADTVMDLSTGKNIHETREWILRNSPVPIGTVPIYQALEKVGGVPEDLTWEIYRDTLIEQAEQGVDYFTVHAGVLLRYVPMTASRLTGIVSRGGSIIAKWCLAHHRESFLYTNFREICEIMREYDVSFSLGDGLRPGSIRDANDEAQFAELRTQGELNRIAWEFDVQTMNEGPGHVPMHLIQENMDRQLEWCHEAPFYTLGPLTTDIAPGYDHITSAIGAAQIGWYGTAMLCYVTPKEHLGLPNRDDVKAGVITYKIAAHAADLAKRHPRAQEWDDALSKARFEFRWRDQFNLALDPQTALAYHDETLPAEGAKIAHFCSMCGPKFCSMKITQDVRDYAAKLEEAEAGMAGKSAEFRERGSEVYLPVARTAADAQETVAAD; via the coding sequence ATGATCGACCGAGCCCGCCCCGACTCCGCCACCGCCCCGACCACCGGCGACTACGGCGACGCCTTCCCCGCGTCGCGCAAAGTCTACGTGGACGGCCCGGGCGGCATCCGCGTCCCCATGCGCGAGATCGTCCTTTCCGGCGGCGAGCCGCCGCTGCGCGTCTACGACACCAGCGGCCCCCTGGGCGGCGACGTTCGCGAGGGCCTCGCCCCGCTCCGCGCGGAGTGGATCCGGGCCCGCGGGGATGTAAAAAAAGTGCGTGAGTGCGTGAGTGCGGAAGTGCGCTCGGACCCAACGCACTCACGCACTCACGCACTCACGCACTCCTCGCTGATCCCCGCCTCGCTCCGCCGCCCCATCCTCCGCGGCACCGGCGGCGTCACGCAGATGTCCTACGCCCGCCGCGGCGAGGTCACCGCCGAGATGGAGTACGTCGCGCTGCGCGAGGGGATGAGCCCCGAGTTCGTGCGCAGCGAGGTGGCGCGCGGGCGGGCCATCATCCCCGCCAACATCAACCACCCCGAGCTGGAGCCGATGATCATCGGCCGCGGCTTCAAGGTCAAAGTCAACGCCAACATCGGCAACTCGGCCGTCACCTCCTCCATCGAGGAAGAGGTGGACAAGCTGCGCTGGGCCACCCTGTGGGGCGCGGACACGGTGATGGACCTGAGCACGGGCAAGAACATCCACGAGACGCGCGAGTGGATCCTGCGCAACTCGCCCGTCCCCATCGGTACGGTGCCCATCTACCAGGCGCTGGAAAAGGTGGGCGGCGTCCCCGAAGATCTCACCTGGGAGATCTACCGCGACACGCTGATCGAGCAGGCGGAGCAGGGAGTGGACTACTTCACCGTGCACGCCGGCGTCCTGCTGCGCTACGTGCCGATGACGGCCAGCCGCCTCACCGGCATCGTGAGCCGCGGCGGGAGCATCATCGCCAAGTGGTGCCTGGCGCACCACCGGGAGTCGTTCCTGTACACGAACTTCCGCGAGATCTGCGAGATCATGCGCGAGTACGACGTCTCCTTCTCGCTCGGCGACGGCCTGCGCCCCGGCTCCATCCGCGACGCCAACGACGAGGCGCAGTTCGCCGAGCTGCGCACCCAGGGCGAGCTCAACAGGATCGCCTGGGAGTTCGACGTGCAGACGATGAACGAGGGCCCCGGCCACGTCCCCATGCACCTGATCCAGGAGAACATGGACCGGCAGCTGGAGTGGTGCCACGAGGCCCCCTTCTACACCCTCGGGCCGCTGACGACGGACATCGCCCCGGGCTACGACCACATCACCAGCGCCATCGGTGCCGCGCAGATCGGCTGGTACGGCACGGCGATGCTCTGCTACGTGACCCCCAAGGAGCACCTCGGCCTCCCCAACCGCGACGACGTGAAGGCGGGCGTGATCACGTACAAGATCGCCGCCCACGCCGCCGACCTCGCCAAGCGCCACCCCCGCGCCCAGGAGTGGGACGACGCGCTGAGCAAGGCCCGCTTCGAGTTCCGCTGGCGCGACCAGTTCAACCTCGCGCTCGATCCCCAGACGGCGCTGGCATACCACGACGAGACGCTCCCCGCCGAGGGCGCCAAGATCGCGCATTTCTGCTCCATGTGCGGCCCCAAGTTCTGCTCCATGAAGATCACCCAAGACGTCCGCGACTACGCCGCCAAGCTGGAAGAGGCGGAGGCCGGGATGGCGGGTAAGAGCGCGGAGTTTAGGGAGCGGGGGAGCGAGGTGTACCTGCCGGTGGCCCGCACAGCCGCAGATGCGCAGGAGACGGTCGCGGCGGATTGA
- a CDS encoding N-acetylmuramoyl-L-alanine amidase produces MRRFTRRLSAAVVGAALFVACTGAPGALPPIEQVDGPLRLRVVYPQAGETVPSAGLFTVLGSAGSGRARVSVNGTRARVHPNGSFLVRVPVPHAGAPAFRVESILGRDTARVVLLVRIAAPAGGGSPEAPRASTVERLALLSRAGGPDQRVAARPSPDGAPGWFLLPETLVTVTGERDGFTRVRLDPEQEVWVRSADVHAAPHGATLARRARAPRIVSTPQSVDVVVPLSARPPLLVEEDPDGFVLTLYGTRLGTGGSRTARGNAYTLVHDVSAFSVTDDRVQIRIRTAPEPFGYAVDWEGGAVVLRVRRAPPVRGGTPLVGLTVAVDAGHPPGGATGPTGLQEASVTLAVARQLRRDLEARGARVVLTRDGAGAVELEARVRHARVADAHAMVSVHVDSRPGQTDPYLGAGTRTFFLNSASRTLARAVQAGMVQRLRLSDGGVVHRDFAVLRSTWMPTILCEGAVIILPEHEAALRDPRFQAAYAKGIADGLEEFFRATGTNSGRGAQAPGARVAPGAGRRRKSGADRRKIL; encoded by the coding sequence GTGCGCCGCTTTACGCGGCGGCTTTCGGCCGCGGTCGTCGGTGCCGCGCTCTTCGTGGCCTGCACCGGCGCGCCGGGCGCCCTGCCGCCCATCGAGCAGGTCGACGGGCCGCTGCGGCTGCGCGTCGTCTATCCCCAGGCCGGTGAGACCGTGCCGTCCGCCGGGCTCTTTACCGTGCTGGGATCGGCGGGGAGCGGCCGGGCGCGAGTGTCGGTGAACGGAACGCGCGCGCGCGTGCACCCGAACGGAAGCTTCCTGGTGCGTGTGCCCGTGCCGCACGCGGGGGCGCCCGCCTTCCGGGTCGAATCGATCCTGGGAAGGGATACCGCGCGCGTGGTGCTCCTAGTCCGCATCGCCGCGCCCGCGGGCGGCGGTTCGCCCGAGGCGCCCCGCGCCAGCACGGTGGAACGCCTTGCCCTGCTGTCGCGGGCCGGTGGCCCGGATCAGCGGGTCGCCGCCCGTCCGTCGCCGGATGGAGCGCCAGGCTGGTTCCTCCTGCCGGAGACGTTGGTGACGGTCACGGGAGAGCGCGACGGCTTCACCCGGGTACGCCTGGATCCGGAACAGGAGGTCTGGGTCAGGAGCGCGGACGTCCACGCCGCCCCTCACGGCGCGACGCTGGCCCGCCGGGCCCGTGCGCCGCGCATTGTAAGCACCCCGCAGTCGGTGGACGTGGTCGTGCCCCTGAGTGCCCGCCCGCCTCTGCTGGTGGAGGAGGATCCGGACGGATTCGTCCTCACCCTCTACGGCACCCGCTTGGGCACCGGCGGCAGCCGCACGGCGCGCGGAAACGCTTACACGCTGGTCCACGACGTGTCAGCGTTCTCGGTGACGGACGACCGGGTGCAGATCCGGATACGGACGGCACCGGAGCCTTTCGGATACGCCGTGGACTGGGAGGGCGGAGCCGTCGTGCTCCGGGTCCGCCGCGCGCCGCCGGTGCGGGGCGGCACCCCGCTGGTGGGGCTGACGGTGGCAGTGGACGCGGGGCATCCCCCCGGCGGCGCGACCGGCCCCACAGGGCTGCAGGAGGCGTCGGTGACGCTCGCGGTGGCGCGGCAGCTCCGGCGTGACCTGGAGGCGCGTGGCGCCAGGGTGGTGCTCACCCGCGACGGCGCGGGGGCCGTGGAGCTCGAAGCCCGCGTCCGCCATGCGCGCGTGGCGGACGCACACGCGATGGTCTCCGTTCACGTCGACTCGCGTCCCGGCCAGACCGATCCGTATCTAGGAGCCGGCACGCGCACGTTCTTCCTCAACTCTGCTTCTCGCACGCTGGCACGTGCTGTCCAGGCGGGGATGGTGCAGCGGCTGCGGCTGTCCGACGGCGGCGTCGTGCACCGCGATTTTGCCGTGCTGCGCTCCACGTGGATGCCCACCATCCTCTGCGAGGGGGCCGTGATCATCCTGCCGGAGCACGAAGCGGCCCTGCGCGATCCACGCTTTCAGGCGGCATACGCGAAGGGGATCGCGGATGGCCTGGAGGAATTCTTCCGTGCCACGGGCACGAACTCCGGACGGGGAGCGCAGGCGCCGGGGGCGCGGGTTGCGCCCGGGGCGGGGCGGAGACGCAAGTCTGGCGCAGATAGGAGGAAGATTTTATAA
- a CDS encoding AAA family ATPase, with the protein MSQTSDRLRALREAVRIAPDDATLRRLLADALLGDGFHEEAEAEFRALLRLSPDDDAARLGLVRAFLRQNKTSAALVVLEEEVRAGRGGAEVHLLLVRTLLDAGEMQRAREAYEAAVAAHPGAADVELAARLGAMRAGPQRPSAVEGPDDEDDDDIALGIVERPHVTFADVGGMEALKEQIGLKIIHPLKHPELYRAYGKPIGGGLLMYGPPGCGKTHLARATAGEVEAAFMAVGIDEVLEMWIGQSEKNLASLFTEARRQAPCVLFFDEVDALAGRRSDFRSGAGRSLINQFLAEMDGIDGGNDGLLVLAATNAPWHLDPAFRRPGRFDRVLFVPPPDATARAAILDILTRTRPVERLDLAKVAGKTEGFSGADLKAVVDLAVEGKLNEAIRAGRAIPITTADLLNAAKAMRPSTKEWFSTARNYVMYANESGLYDDVKPWLR; encoded by the coding sequence ATGTCCCAGACCTCCGACCGGCTGCGCGCGCTCCGCGAGGCCGTGCGCATCGCGCCGGACGACGCCACGCTCCGCCGCCTGCTGGCCGACGCGCTGCTGGGCGACGGCTTCCACGAAGAGGCGGAGGCCGAGTTCCGCGCCCTCCTGCGCCTGAGCCCCGACGACGACGCGGCGCGGCTGGGGCTGGTGCGCGCCTTCCTGCGTCAGAACAAGACCTCCGCCGCGCTTGTCGTCCTCGAGGAAGAGGTACGCGCGGGCCGCGGCGGCGCGGAGGTGCACCTCCTGCTCGTGCGTACGCTGCTGGACGCGGGGGAGATGCAGCGCGCCCGCGAGGCGTACGAGGCCGCCGTCGCCGCCCACCCCGGCGCCGCGGACGTGGAGCTCGCCGCGCGTCTGGGCGCAATGCGCGCCGGCCCGCAGCGTCCATCCGCGGTCGAGGGACCCGACGACGAGGACGACGACGACATCGCGCTCGGCATCGTGGAGCGGCCGCACGTGACGTTCGCGGACGTGGGCGGAATGGAGGCGCTCAAGGAGCAGATCGGCCTCAAGATCATCCACCCGCTCAAGCACCCGGAGCTGTACCGCGCCTACGGCAAGCCGATCGGCGGGGGGCTGCTGATGTACGGGCCTCCGGGGTGCGGCAAGACGCACCTGGCCCGCGCCACCGCCGGCGAGGTGGAGGCCGCGTTCATGGCGGTGGGGATCGACGAAGTGCTGGAGATGTGGATCGGGCAGAGCGAAAAGAACCTGGCGTCGCTCTTCACCGAGGCGCGCAGGCAGGCGCCGTGCGTCCTCTTCTTCGACGAAGTGGACGCCCTGGCCGGCCGCCGCAGCGACTTCCGGAGCGGCGCGGGAAGGTCGCTCATCAACCAGTTCCTCGCGGAGATGGACGGCATCGACGGCGGGAACGACGGCCTCCTGGTGCTGGCGGCCACCAACGCGCCCTGGCACCTGGACCCCGCCTTCCGCCGGCCGGGGCGCTTCGACCGCGTCCTCTTCGTGCCGCCGCCGGACGCCACCGCGCGCGCCGCCATCCTGGACATCCTCACCCGCACCCGCCCCGTCGAGCGGCTGGACCTGGCCAAAGTGGCCGGCAAAACGGAGGGCTTCTCCGGCGCGGACCTCAAGGCGGTGGTCGACCTGGCGGTGGAGGGGAAGCTGAACGAGGCGATCCGCGCCGGGCGCGCCATCCCCATCACCACCGCCGACCTGCTGAACGCGGCCAAGGCGATGCGTCCCAGCACGAAGGAGTGGTTCTCCACCGCGCGCAACTACGTGATGTACGCCAACGAGAGCGGCCTGTACGACGACGTGAAGCCCTGGCTGCGCTGA
- a CDS encoding biosynthetic peptidoglycan transglycosylase → MISQRYILTMLRYCTPARLACAAALGLAATCVLALWPPNVDKLARQNPGSTAYMRLGDAESATAGPARITRWTRLDRISPLLVCAVLKAEDRTFFRHGGFEWAQLRKAASRALSGGPVMGGSTITQQTARNVFLGPERSMRRKVKEAVIAKRLEQRLGKERILEIYLNTIEWGDGVWGVDAASRHYLGEPPSSSGAFEATFLASLIAAPRRSLHGGYGSRAERVQRRTLEQLYRSGLIGAAERWAATEQAGRLHDALRRGVSLRAALADARSGAPELHDDGMGAAIPAAHAVAEGCGLARELGE, encoded by the coding sequence TTGATCTCCCAACGCTACATCCTGACAATGCTACGTTATTGCACCCCGGCCCGACTGGCGTGCGCGGCGGCACTGGGCTTGGCCGCCACGTGCGTGCTGGCGTTGTGGCCGCCAAACGTGGACAAACTTGCGCGCCAGAACCCCGGGAGCACCGCCTACATGCGACTAGGCGACGCTGAATCCGCAACGGCGGGTCCTGCCCGGATCACCCGGTGGACTAGGCTCGACCGCATCTCGCCCCTGCTGGTGTGCGCGGTGTTGAAGGCTGAGGACCGCACGTTCTTCCGCCATGGGGGGTTCGAATGGGCTCAGCTGCGCAAAGCTGCGTCGCGCGCCCTATCGGGGGGGCCGGTGATGGGCGGCAGCACCATTACGCAGCAGACGGCGCGCAACGTCTTCCTGGGGCCGGAGCGCTCCATGCGAAGGAAGGTAAAGGAAGCGGTGATCGCGAAGAGGTTGGAGCAGCGGCTGGGCAAGGAGCGGATCCTGGAGATTTACCTGAACACGATTGAGTGGGGGGACGGCGTGTGGGGAGTGGACGCCGCCAGCCGCCACTACCTCGGCGAGCCGCCGTCCAGCTCCGGCGCGTTCGAGGCGACCTTCCTCGCCAGCCTGATTGCCGCGCCGAGGCGTTCGCTGCACGGCGGCTACGGGTCACGCGCCGAGCGAGTCCAGCGGCGCACCCTGGAGCAGCTGTATCGGTCGGGCCTCATCGGGGCGGCAGAGCGGTGGGCCGCGACGGAGCAGGCCGGCAGGCTGCACGACGCGCTGCGGCGCGGAGTGTCGCTGCGCGCGGCGCTCGCCGATGCGCGCAGCGGCGCCCCCGAGCTTCACGACGACGGCATGGGGGCGGCCATCCCGGCCGCGCATGCGGTCGCCGAGGGATGCGGGCTCGCGCGGGAACTGGGCGAATGA
- a CDS encoding tetratricopeptide repeat protein — MDAPSQHRERGWILATQGRHELAEREYRLALAEDPHDPVTHALLAILLAELDERGVEALVEARVAIRLDPEDAFAHFAEAHVHLQAERWDEAERAALTAIDIDPDEPRNYTALSFAHLGRRRWKESLAAADEALALDPGHAPALNMRATALVHLGRKDEADATLHGALARDPENADTHANQGWALLHRGDRKGALEHFRESLRLDPEGEWAREGLAEALKARNPLYAGMLRYFLWMNRLDKRTQWMVIVGGVFGYNVVRTVARNNPELAPWLTPLMVAYGAFVVLSWAAPQIFNAVLMASRDGRYVLSPEQRRSGAWMMAGLGAVLALCVAALVARGEWATSGAMLFAGLLIPLAAAFRGPRGRPTPKLAAAAGVLYAMAALYVALTFRGIEAAGPLLHLPVLLGIIAISWISNLRAR; from the coding sequence ATGGACGCTCCTTCGCAGCACCGGGAGCGCGGCTGGATCCTCGCCACGCAGGGACGCCACGAGCTGGCCGAGCGCGAGTACCGCCTGGCGCTCGCGGAGGACCCGCACGACCCGGTGACGCACGCGCTGCTCGCCATCCTGCTGGCGGAGCTGGACGAGCGCGGTGTGGAGGCGCTGGTCGAGGCGCGCGTCGCGATCCGGCTCGACCCCGAGGACGCCTTCGCGCACTTCGCCGAGGCGCACGTGCACCTGCAGGCGGAGCGCTGGGACGAGGCGGAGCGGGCCGCCCTCACCGCGATCGACATCGATCCCGACGAGCCGCGCAACTACACGGCGCTCTCCTTCGCCCACCTGGGCCGCAGGCGCTGGAAGGAGTCGCTGGCCGCCGCGGACGAGGCGCTGGCGCTGGACCCGGGGCACGCCCCGGCGCTCAACATGCGCGCCACCGCCCTGGTACACCTGGGGCGCAAGGACGAGGCAGACGCCACCCTGCACGGCGCCCTGGCCCGTGACCCGGAGAACGCGGACACGCACGCCAACCAGGGCTGGGCGCTCCTTCACCGCGGCGACCGCAAGGGCGCGCTGGAGCACTTCCGCGAGTCGCTGCGGCTGGACCCCGAGGGCGAGTGGGCGCGCGAAGGCCTGGCGGAGGCGCTCAAAGCGCGCAACCCGCTGTACGCGGGAATGCTGCGCTACTTCCTCTGGATGAACCGGCTGGACAAGCGCACGCAGTGGATGGTGATCGTGGGCGGGGTCTTCGGCTACAACGTGGTGCGCACCGTGGCGCGCAACAACCCGGAGCTCGCCCCCTGGCTGACGCCGCTCATGGTGGCTTACGGGGCCTTCGTGGTGCTGAGCTGGGCCGCGCCGCAGATCTTCAACGCCGTGCTCATGGCCAGCCGCGACGGCCGCTACGTCCTCTCGCCGGAGCAGCGGCGGTCGGGGGCGTGGATGATGGCCGGTCTGGGGGCCGTGCTGGCGCTGTGCGTGGCGGCGCTCGTCGCCCGCGGGGAGTGGGCGACCAGCGGCGCCATGCTCTTCGCCGGACTGCTGATCCCCCTGGCCGCCGCCTTTCGCGGACCGCGGGGGCGGCCCACCCCCAAGCTGGCCGCGGCGGCGGGGGTGCTGTACGCGATGGCGGCGCTCTACGTGGCCCTCACCTTCAGGGGGATCGAGGCGGCCGGCCCGCTCCTGCACCTGCCCGTCCTGCTGGGGATCATCGCCATCTCGTGGATCTCCAACCTGCGCGCCCGCTGA
- a CDS encoding prolyl oligopeptidase family serine peptidase — protein sequence MLRRAALLAFALAACGGRGASAARTAEALRSLASAPPVPLGTTPDGRRLLMKSAENAAFTLAVLDRATGATVARRSLGDPPLAATLRPDGDAVAFLMDRGGDQEYVPTVMEVRPGTSRPLGAPATSIPGPLLWSPDGNRLAYLQAGRRSASRRLVVAEASGSWQALLPDVEPRTGFAWSPDGRGLAAVRKESGGVVSVVSLDGSAREYTVARGAEIHELAWIGEGRMLATVREAGRQFFSVVDIELGTGSVQRLASGSWDAAELQPLSGGAWAFHANVDSELAPVVCGGGAAACRRLSLPPGSARILGSVRGTDTILVSHRGRITPARVLPVVPDRGDLAPRTGPAGAPPQAERIDLRAADGLAVPAYAWRALRPRAGARAVVIRVHGGPAVQAERGWDRTTEYLLRSGIDVVQLNYRGSTGYGASFERAPGGDCARVRDVLAAVAAAEREMGVPRERIVLYGHSYGALLVGKAAREMREPVGAVVVVSVVAGNEEFAPGCSQRSGGAWVPSRLRAYHGANDHGLSPHEARRRIAGLFGWGPFQRLRARWRVFEHEGHTFHRNESWARVYADIIDDLDGTS from the coding sequence GTGCTCCGCCGCGCCGCGCTCCTGGCGTTCGCACTGGCCGCGTGCGGCGGCCGCGGCGCGAGCGCGGCGCGGACGGCCGAGGCGCTGCGCTCATTGGCGTCCGCCCCGCCGGTACCGCTCGGGACGACGCCGGACGGACGGAGGCTCCTCATGAAGTCGGCGGAGAACGCCGCTTTCACGCTCGCGGTGCTGGATCGGGCGACTGGTGCGACGGTCGCTCGGCGGAGCCTCGGCGACCCGCCGCTCGCTGCCACTCTGCGCCCGGACGGCGACGCGGTCGCTTTCCTGATGGACCGCGGCGGCGACCAGGAGTACGTGCCCACGGTGATGGAGGTGCGGCCGGGAACGTCCCGGCCGCTCGGCGCGCCGGCCACCTCCATCCCGGGTCCGCTGCTGTGGTCGCCGGATGGGAACCGGCTTGCGTACCTGCAGGCGGGACGGCGGTCGGCGTCGCGCCGCCTGGTAGTGGCGGAGGCTTCGGGTAGCTGGCAGGCGCTTCTCCCCGACGTGGAGCCCCGAACGGGCTTCGCCTGGTCGCCGGACGGGCGCGGCCTGGCAGCGGTCCGCAAGGAGAGCGGGGGCGTGGTCTCGGTGGTCTCGCTGGACGGCTCCGCCCGCGAGTACACGGTGGCGCGGGGTGCCGAGATCCACGAGCTCGCGTGGATTGGGGAAGGGCGGATGCTGGCCACCGTGCGCGAGGCGGGGAGGCAGTTCTTTAGCGTCGTGGACATTGAGCTGGGCACTGGCAGCGTCCAACGCCTGGCAAGCGGCTCCTGGGACGCCGCAGAGCTGCAGCCGCTCAGCGGCGGCGCCTGGGCGTTCCACGCGAATGTGGACAGCGAGCTTGCTCCGGTGGTATGCGGCGGCGGCGCGGCCGCGTGCCGCAGGCTCTCGCTCCCGCCCGGGAGCGCGCGGATCCTCGGCTCGGTTCGCGGCACAGACACGATCCTGGTCTCGCACCGCGGGCGGATCACCCCGGCCCGCGTGCTCCCGGTGGTGCCAGACCGGGGCGATCTCGCGCCACGCACAGGGCCCGCCGGAGCGCCTCCGCAGGCGGAGCGCATCGACCTGCGCGCCGCGGACGGGCTCGCGGTGCCGGCGTATGCCTGGCGGGCGCTGCGGCCTCGGGCCGGCGCCCGCGCGGTGGTCATCCGTGTGCATGGAGGCCCCGCGGTGCAGGCGGAACGGGGATGGGACCGCACGACCGAGTACCTGCTGCGCAGCGGCATCGACGTCGTACAGCTGAACTACCGCGGCTCCACCGGCTACGGCGCGTCGTTTGAGCGCGCGCCCGGCGGTGACTGCGCGCGTGTGCGGGACGTGCTCGCGGCCGTGGCGGCGGCCGAGCGGGAAATGGGCGTGCCGCGCGAGCGGATCGTGTTGTATGGCCACAGCTACGGCGCTCTGCTCGTGGGCAAGGCCGCGAGGGAGATGCGCGAGCCGGTCGGGGCGGTGGTCGTGGTGTCGGTGGTGGCGGGGAACGAGGAGTTCGCCCCCGGGTGCAGCCAGCGTTCCGGGGGCGCGTGGGTTCCCTCGCGGCTCCGCGCCTACCACGGTGCCAACGACCACGGACTTTCGCCCCACGAGGCCCGGCGGAGGATCGCCGGCCTCTTCGGGTGGGGACCCTTCCAGCGTCTGCGCGCGCGCTGGCGCGTGTTCGAGCACGAGGGCCACACCTTCCACCGCAACGAGAGCTGGGCCCGGGTCTATGCCGACATCATCGACGACTTGGACGGAACGTCCTGA
- a CDS encoding glycosyl hydrolase family 18 protein encodes MTPRRMALAVLVLAAAVGLGASATATARYPMESMWYVVNSDASVRSFIRNARHVTIVAPHALRVDAQGAVTGRVSAALLRVAREGGIRVMPVVTQPGFDRAVLNRLLHDPAARARAASEMARLCAAERFWGMQFDFEHIHVDDRDAFTGFYREAARALHGSGCVASAAVVPRTSATGGASPYHQWMHTLWRGAYDYRALADAGDFLTLMAYDQHTRYTPPGPVAGLDWVESTVKYLLAEGVPPGKVLLGVPAYSRAWSAVPTEPGEAPTAGLWAAGLTHGQAVRLMVEHGAAPRWDARSRSYSAVWQTDGVNEHLALEDARTFRSRLALVRRYGLRGFSAWRMGHEDPGVWKVLRFQALRGR; translated from the coding sequence ATGACTCCGCGGCGCATGGCGCTGGCCGTGCTCGTGCTGGCGGCGGCCGTGGGGCTGGGTGCGTCCGCCACCGCGACCGCGCGCTATCCCATGGAGAGCATGTGGTATGTGGTCAATTCCGACGCCAGCGTCCGATCATTCATCCGCAACGCCCGCCACGTCACCATCGTGGCCCCGCATGCCCTCCGCGTTGACGCGCAGGGCGCGGTCACTGGGCGGGTGAGCGCGGCGCTGCTGCGCGTCGCGCGCGAAGGGGGGATCAGGGTGATGCCGGTGGTGACGCAGCCCGGCTTCGATCGCGCCGTCCTCAACCGCCTCCTGCACGACCCCGCCGCCCGGGCTCGCGCCGCCAGCGAGATGGCGCGCCTCTGCGCGGCGGAGCGGTTCTGGGGGATGCAGTTCGACTTCGAGCACATCCACGTGGACGACCGCGACGCCTTCACCGGCTTCTACCGCGAGGCCGCCCGGGCGCTGCATGGCTCCGGCTGCGTGGCTAGCGCCGCCGTGGTCCCGCGCACGAGCGCCACCGGAGGCGCGTCGCCGTATCACCAATGGATGCACACCCTGTGGCGCGGGGCGTACGACTACCGCGCGCTCGCTGACGCGGGTGACTTCCTGACCCTGATGGCCTACGACCAGCACACCCGCTACACCCCTCCCGGCCCTGTCGCCGGTCTCGACTGGGTGGAGAGCACGGTGAAGTACCTGCTCGCGGAGGGGGTGCCTCCGGGGAAGGTGCTGCTGGGGGTCCCCGCGTATTCGCGCGCGTGGTCCGCCGTGCCAACGGAGCCGGGGGAGGCGCCCACCGCCGGGCTGTGGGCGGCGGGCCTCACCCATGGCCAGGCCGTGCGGCTGATGGTGGAGCACGGAGCCGCGCCGCGCTGGGACGCGCGCTCCAGGTCGTACTCGGCGGTGTGGCAGACGGATGGGGTGAACGAACACCTGGCGCTGGAAGACGCGCGCACCTTTCGCTCGCGGCTGGCCCTGGTGCGGCGCTACGGGCTGCGTGGGTTCTCCGCCTGGCGGATGGGGCACGAGGATCCGGGTGTGTGGAAGGTGCTGCGGTTCCAGGCGCTTCGGGGGCGCTGA
- a CDS encoding DUF5694 domain-containing protein: MKKTFVLLWTLALPAAVSAQTVARPEVLIVGTFHMGNPGRDVHNMQADDVLSPKRQQEMAELAAVLRRFRPTRIAIEAAVGSRAVAQRYTDYLAGKYTLTRNETDQIAFRLARELGHTAVYPVDVDGDFPFLRVRNYAVANGRQEQFAAVQAQVAARVKAQDDFLRTHTLLEMLRYMNAESVAAQGMADDYALIQFGEPYEYAGADLIAAWFQRNIRIHHNIRALITSPEERILVIYGAGHLGWLRENFRHDGTVRVRTLSEFAGEPAAR; this comes from the coding sequence ATGAAGAAGACCTTCGTATTGCTGTGGACGCTGGCGTTGCCGGCGGCGGTGTCGGCCCAAACGGTGGCACGTCCCGAGGTCCTGATCGTCGGCACGTTTCACATGGGCAACCCGGGGCGCGACGTCCACAACATGCAGGCGGACGACGTGCTTTCGCCGAAACGCCAGCAGGAGATGGCGGAGCTGGCCGCGGTGCTCAGGAGGTTCCGCCCCACCCGGATCGCGATCGAAGCCGCCGTGGGGAGCAGAGCGGTCGCGCAGCGCTACACGGACTATCTGGCGGGGAAGTACACCCTGACGCGCAACGAGACCGACCAGATCGCGTTTCGGCTGGCGCGGGAGCTGGGGCACACGGCGGTGTACCCGGTAGACGTGGACGGCGACTTCCCCTTTTTGCGCGTGCGGAATTACGCGGTGGCCAACGGCCGGCAGGAGCAGTTCGCGGCGGTGCAGGCGCAGGTGGCCGCGCGGGTGAAGGCGCAGGACGACTTCCTGCGGACCCACACCCTCCTGGAAATGCTGCGCTACATGAACGCCGAGTCCGTGGCGGCCCAGGGCATGGCGGACGACTACGCCCTGATCCAGTTCGGCGAGCCGTACGAGTACGCGGGCGCCGACCTGATCGCCGCCTGGTTCCAGCGCAACATCCGCATCCACCACAACATCCGCGCGCTGATCACGTCCCCGGAAGAACGGATTCTCGTGATCTACGGCGCCGGCCACCTCGGCTGGCTCCGGGAGAACTTCCGGCACGACGGAACGGTGCGGGTGCGGACGCTGTCCGAGTTCGCCGGAGAGCCTGCCGCCCGATAA